In one Trichlorobacter lovleyi SZ genomic region, the following are encoded:
- a CDS encoding MMPL family transporter, which yields MFELLNRLLVWSNAQTIRHLGWIDRITRQSPRLVIVSLLALVFLSVSSLLTIHFETDIFRLFPADRPAMRLLLDSLEWSGGANQAYFLLEGDPAVLPAEASRLAERLRTLQVDGAPAFKRVVYRIYEESEARRFADLVAFSAAHPAAFVPLNNTPALLERFKPKAVDQALDQLTAELAGSIGASGVGLSLADPLGLRSLILPRLKAGSQALDMDPASPYFLSRDGRVLIMIAEPVKPVQEMAFARKLVAGINQARSGSPVKISCAGAHISAVIDEAAMKYNILSCILSSLVVVLGIFYAVYRRIWPTLMIPVVLAVGVLLALGTAGLFLSSIHIISFAFMALIIGLGTDYSIHLYDRFHTERVAGATTDQAVSLAVVDTGQGLFTAATTTALPFLALGWAEVRALSELGLLVGLGVIFSLYATLFLMPVLLRKTDTSDRLYRALPGLGLVRLWRLAGRWSRPLLWGAGGLVLFFFLLSLRTSFDGELKNLQPQHSEAFHAQELVEQHLNLAPKSLLVAVDGTSQAAVMQQNLAVEALAARLAAEGRLQAWSSLGQIMNRRADQEQIVARLQGTGFRADELAKKLYDKGFSVASFESYLNKLRANSLTSVLDESVIIAQLEASPLRGVVDRHLVHDRSGWHSLTYLYFKAGQLDQAGFVQELHKNVPSARVTGTDLVSQELLAAVRRSAVTGVSLGSLLVLALLLTHFKSLNGIVASLGPVLFGAVAMLGTMALVGMKLNFMNIMVLVTIVGMGSDYGLHIQHRCAEGLTEQQEQNFIQAARSVLLSALTTVAGFGSLAFTDYGAMSSIGWATNFGIGFTVLAALLLVPATLRLVITPRR from the coding sequence GTGTTTGAGCTGCTTAACCGCCTGCTTGTCTGGAGCAACGCCCAGACCATCCGTCACCTTGGCTGGATCGACCGGATCACCAGACAATCCCCCCGTCTGGTGATTGTTTCATTGCTTGCCCTTGTTTTTTTGTCTGTTTCATCATTGCTGACCATTCATTTTGAGACTGACATCTTCCGCCTGTTTCCGGCGGATCGTCCTGCCATGCGTCTGCTGCTTGATTCACTGGAGTGGTCCGGCGGCGCCAACCAGGCCTACTTCCTGCTGGAGGGAGACCCTGCTGTCCTGCCTGCTGAGGCATCCCGTCTGGCAGAGCGGTTGCGCACCCTGCAGGTGGATGGCGCGCCGGCCTTCAAAAGGGTGGTCTACCGGATCTATGAAGAGTCGGAAGCCCGGCGTTTTGCGGATCTGGTGGCATTCAGCGCAGCCCATCCCGCAGCCTTTGTACCGCTTAATAATACCCCTGCACTGCTTGAACGTTTCAAACCCAAGGCCGTTGATCAGGCACTGGATCAACTGACCGCAGAACTGGCCGGTTCCATCGGCGCCAGTGGCGTAGGGCTCTCTCTTGCTGATCCATTGGGGCTGCGCAGCCTGATCCTGCCCCGCCTCAAGGCCGGCAGTCAGGCCCTGGATATGGACCCGGCATCTCCCTATTTTCTGTCACGGGATGGTCGCGTCCTGATCATGATTGCCGAGCCGGTCAAGCCGGTGCAGGAAATGGCCTTTGCCCGCAAGCTGGTGGCAGGCATCAACCAGGCCCGTAGCGGGTCACCGGTCAAGATCTCCTGCGCCGGTGCCCATATCAGTGCGGTGATTGATGAAGCAGCCATGAAGTACAACATCCTTTCCTGTATCCTTTCCTCACTGGTGGTGGTGCTGGGGATTTTTTACGCGGTCTACCGCCGGATCTGGCCCACCCTGATGATTCCGGTGGTACTGGCGGTCGGGGTGCTGCTGGCCCTGGGCACGGCAGGTCTGTTTCTCAGCAGTATCCATATTATCTCCTTTGCCTTCATGGCCCTGATCATCGGTCTGGGCACTGATTATTCCATTCATCTCTATGATCGTTTTCATACTGAACGGGTTGCCGGTGCCACAACTGATCAGGCCGTAAGCCTGGCTGTGGTTGATACCGGTCAGGGGCTGTTTACTGCCGCAACTACCACGGCACTGCCGTTTCTGGCCCTGGGCTGGGCAGAGGTGCGGGCCTTGTCCGAGCTGGGGCTGCTGGTGGGGCTGGGGGTGATCTTTTCCCTGTATGCCACCCTGTTCCTGATGCCGGTGTTACTGCGCAAGACAGATACCTCTGACCGTCTGTACCGTGCCTTGCCGGGATTGGGGCTGGTCAGGCTCTGGCGTCTGGCCGGCCGATGGTCGCGTCCCCTGTTGTGGGGGGCAGGCGGCCTGGTGCTGTTCTTTTTTCTGCTTAGTCTGCGCACCTCATTTGATGGTGAGCTGAAGAACCTGCAGCCCCAGCATTCAGAGGCGTTTCATGCCCAGGAACTGGTGGAGCAGCACCTGAATCTGGCCCCTAAAAGCCTGCTGGTGGCGGTTGATGGGACCAGCCAGGCTGCGGTGATGCAGCAGAATCTGGCAGTGGAGGCGCTGGCAGCGCGGCTGGCAGCAGAGGGCAGGCTGCAGGCCTGGTCCAGCCTGGGTCAGATCATGAACCGTCGGGCTGATCAAGAGCAGATTGTTGCCCGGTTGCAGGGGACCGGTTTTCGTGCTGATGAGCTTGCCAAAAAACTGTATGATAAGGGCTTTAGCGTTGCGTCGTTTGAGTCGTACCTGAATAAACTCCGGGCCAATAGTCTGACCTCTGTACTGGATGAATCCGTGATTATTGCACAGCTGGAGGCCTCGCCCCTGCGGGGGGTGGTGGATCGGCACCTGGTGCATGATCGCAGCGGCTGGCATTCCTTAACCTACCTCTACTTCAAGGCTGGTCAGCTTGATCAGGCCGGGTTTGTGCAGGAGCTACACAAGAATGTGCCTTCAGCACGGGTGACCGGTACTGATCTGGTCAGTCAGGAACTGCTGGCAGCGGTACGCAGAAGCGCCGTTACTGGTGTTAGCCTGGGCAGTCTGCTTGTGTTGGCGCTGTTACTGACTCACTTCAAGAGCCTGAATGGCATCGTGGCGTCACTGGGACCGGTGTTGTTTGGCGCCGTGGCCATGCTGGGTACCATGGCGTTGGTGGGAATGAAGCTGAACTTTATGAACATTATGGTGCTGGTGACCATTGTCGGCATGGGCAGTGATTACGGTCTGCATATCCAGCATCGCTGCGCTGAAGGTCTGACGGAGCAGCAGGAACAGAACTTCATTCAGGCAGCCCGCTCTGTGCTGCTGTCGGCCCTGACCACGGTTGCCGGTTTTGGTTCCCTGGCCTTTACTGACTACGGCGCCATGTCGTCCATCGGCTGGGCCACCAACTTCGGGATAGGCTTCACGGTGCTGGCAGCCCTGCTGCTGGTGCCGGCAACATTACGACTGGTTATTACACCAAGGAGGTAG
- a CDS encoding beta-ketoacyl synthase N-terminal-like domain-containing protein: MDCFAPAIAITGSAAISAAGIGIKPALEALISGTSCLKPIPEDLAAGTTGHCWGKADQFKATDFIPPLKARKLDRASQFAVATVGMALADAGIVKGAFPSDRIGIALGSGFGGIANASEFLSGYYQTGVPGLSPMLFPNTVANAAASNASIEYSLQGPNITFIQRFCSAESAILAACRFIEEGRADIMLAGGVDELTPQMIRGFAVTGQLHRFASGFGEGCGILVLERAEHARKRGAAIAAQLTAINTVGFLLPGAEQQGINQLLQPQNSCDQLFFTGPEPAVQPLLGTVEAATIRYPGRIIGSSLAMGGIALGLLTASLRPGEQGLQLAASPEGPYYAISVLGGDPA; encoded by the coding sequence ATGGATTGTTTTGCACCGGCCATTGCCATAACCGGCTCTGCAGCCATATCTGCTGCAGGAATTGGCATCAAACCGGCCCTTGAGGCGCTGATCAGTGGCACCAGTTGTCTGAAACCGATTCCAGAGGATCTGGCAGCAGGCACCACTGGTCATTGCTGGGGTAAGGCTGATCAGTTCAAGGCAACTGACTTTATTCCACCGCTCAAGGCCCGTAAACTTGATCGCGCCAGCCAGTTTGCGGTTGCCACGGTTGGTATGGCCCTGGCTGATGCCGGGATTGTCAAGGGCGCTTTCCCGTCAGACCGGATCGGGATTGCCCTGGGTTCCGGCTTTGGCGGTATTGCCAATGCCTCTGAGTTTTTAAGCGGCTATTATCAGACCGGTGTGCCAGGCCTGTCGCCGATGCTGTTTCCCAATACGGTTGCCAATGCTGCTGCCAGCAACGCCTCCATTGAATATAGCCTGCAAGGCCCCAATATCACCTTTATCCAGCGCTTTTGTTCTGCAGAATCCGCCATCCTGGCTGCCTGTCGCTTTATTGAAGAAGGCCGGGCCGATATCATGCTGGCTGGTGGTGTGGATGAACTGACCCCCCAGATGATCCGTGGCTTTGCGGTTACCGGTCAGTTACACCGCTTTGCCTCAGGTTTTGGTGAGGGCTGCGGCATACTGGTGCTGGAACGGGCTGAACATGCCCGCAAGCGGGGCGCTGCCATTGCAGCGCAGCTGACCGCAATCAACACGGTGGGGTTCCTGCTGCCCGGTGCAGAACAGCAGGGGATCAACCAGCTGTTGCAGCCACAAAATAGTTGTGATCAACTGTTCTTCACCGGCCCTGAACCGGCTGTTCAACCGTTGCTCGGCACAGTAGAGGCCGCAACAATCCGTTATCCTGGCCGGATTATCGGCAGCTCACTGGCCATGGGGGGCATAGCGTTAGGGCTTTTGACCGCTTCGTTGCGGCCCGGTGAGCAGGGGCTGCAGCTGGCTGCCTCGCCGGAAGGCCCCTACTATGCCATTTCAGTGCTTGGTGGCGACCCTGCTTAA
- a CDS encoding outer membrane lipoprotein LolB, protein MRNRFHFKQISSLAHLLWLVLLTALFSGCVTSTPRLDTSQVVPGRKVETLSSGVTVALRSGEKNISGRGFMVYRRPDQMRLIMLSPFGTTVMETRLDGPQLTLAYPASGEAFLGNIRELPAATGQQGLAMLQWVLAADIPANAPQNGVVEQINERGVKEQITLKQGLIVEKSLASGEQVRYRNYAVLDGVLVPMELQMESAEGDRIRLTLEEPEINTELEPQMFAVPLQGLRLYPLSVLKPK, encoded by the coding sequence ATGCGTAACCGCTTCCATTTCAAGCAGATATCTTCATTGGCTCATCTGCTGTGGCTTGTTCTGTTGACCGCGCTGTTTTCCGGCTGTGTTACCTCAACGCCGCGCCTTGATACCTCGCAGGTGGTTCCCGGCAGAAAGGTGGAAACCCTCAGCTCCGGCGTGACCGTTGCCCTGCGCTCCGGTGAGAAAAACATCTCAGGTCGGGGGTTCATGGTCTATCGTCGTCCTGACCAGATGCGGCTGATCATGCTCTCCCCCTTTGGCACCACGGTTATGGAAACCCGGCTGGATGGCCCTCAACTGACTTTGGCCTATCCTGCAAGCGGCGAGGCCTTTCTGGGAAATATCAGGGAGTTACCTGCTGCAACCGGCCAACAGGGGCTTGCCATGCTGCAGTGGGTTCTGGCCGCCGACATACCGGCCAATGCCCCGCAAAACGGTGTTGTTGAGCAGATCAACGAGCGGGGCGTGAAGGAACAGATTACCCTGAAACAGGGGCTGATCGTGGAAAAAAGCCTGGCCAGCGGTGAGCAGGTCCGTTACCGGAATTATGCGGTACTTGATGGTGTGCTGGTCCCGATGGAGCTGCAGATGGAAAGTGCCGAAGGTGACCGGATCCGCCTGACTCTCGAAGAACCTGAAATCAATACAGAACTTGAACCGCAGATGTTTGCCGTGCCGTTGCAGGGACTGCGGCTGTACCCCCTTTCAGTCCTGAAACCGAAATAG
- a CDS encoding LolA family protein: protein MKLLLSFLFALLMLTGALKAEARNLTPVEGLEALRRSFGTMQDFTADLTQEKQLSIMKKKLVMQGQIRFKKPDRFYMELVPPYSSKVLLKDTVLLQRLGNQGELQRIVLPPEQGLSRWFATLAKQITAVPEGMEVRAEQTGSQTSVTIRPAKGGQLKELTVVLHDDGTVRKLVLEERAGDKTVMTFRKTRKNVGLSDADFRLE from the coding sequence ATGAAATTGTTGCTGTCATTTTTGTTTGCCCTGCTGATGCTGACCGGAGCCCTGAAGGCAGAGGCCCGCAACCTTACCCCGGTTGAAGGGCTGGAGGCGCTGCGCCGTTCCTTTGGCACCATGCAGGATTTTACTGCAGACCTGACCCAGGAAAAACAGCTCTCAATCATGAAGAAAAAACTGGTTATGCAGGGGCAGATCCGCTTCAAGAAACCGGACCGTTTCTACATGGAGCTGGTGCCGCCCTACAGCAGCAAGGTGCTGCTGAAAGATACGGTGCTGCTGCAACGCCTGGGCAATCAGGGGGAACTGCAGCGGATTGTGCTGCCACCTGAGCAGGGATTGTCCCGCTGGTTTGCCACACTGGCAAAGCAGATAACTGCTGTGCCGGAGGGGATGGAGGTGCGGGCAGAACAGACCGGCAGCCAGACCAGCGTGACCATCAGACCGGCCAAGGGTGGACAACTGAAGGAGTTAACGGTTGTGCTGCATGATGATGGCACGGTGCGCAAACTGGTGCTTGAAGAGCGGGCCGGTGATAAAACCGTGATGACCTTTCGCAAGACCCGCAAAAATGTCGGCCTGTCCGATGCTGATTTTCGTCTGGAGTAG
- a CDS encoding exodeoxyribonuclease VII small subunit: protein MAAEKFETSLKKLEEVVRKLEGGSLSLDDSIKAFEEGVKHAAFCAKKLDEAERKVEVLIKQRDGSFRKEPFTTDNDD, encoded by the coding sequence ATGGCAGCTGAAAAATTTGAAACATCGCTGAAAAAGTTGGAAGAGGTGGTCCGCAAGCTGGAAGGGGGCTCACTTTCACTGGATGACTCCATCAAGGCCTTTGAAGAAGGGGTCAAGCATGCTGCCTTTTGTGCCAAGAAACTTGATGAAGCCGAGCGCAAGGTTGAGGTGCTGATCAAGCAGCGCGATGGATCATTCCGCAAAGAGCCGTTTACTACTGATAACGATGACTAA
- a CDS encoding B12-binding domain-containing radical SAM protein, whose translation MNVLFIHPHGSNWMPGMQDITTIFNVMPPLGILSIAAWLEKHQVPVEIIDCYATPLTQQELVNEVLRRKPDVVAFSCTTSSFLEGNRIAEAIKAADSGITTVFGGAHACTMGAPLLDRFPAIDCLVMGEGEQTMLELVQAGFQNLANIPGVAYRDSNGQAAQSAPRELIANLDELPFPAYHLLPGFPQKYKLPLFSSPTAPNSSIISSRGCPYQCSYCDRSVFSRGFRFNSPEYILEHVAMLQRDYGIRHVFFYDDLFTFDRKRVAHFCELKARMGLQVTYNCIARLEHVDQELLSLLKGSGCWQVNFGIESGDPEILKKHRKFYGLDEVGRKLQMVKDSGMRVKGLFMVGLPGEDEAAIRRTIDYALSLPLDEINVTKFTPFPGAPVFKTLEQFGQFNEAWELMNCMNFVFIPHGMTKQQLEDLYNEFIRRFYRRSRIHWGYTKMIWQSPHSVLDFLKNLPAILKFERKQKW comes from the coding sequence GTGAACGTACTTTTTATCCACCCCCACGGCAGCAACTGGATGCCGGGAATGCAGGATATCACCACCATCTTTAATGTCATGCCGCCGTTGGGGATTCTTTCCATTGCGGCCTGGCTGGAAAAACATCAGGTGCCGGTTGAGATCATTGACTGTTATGCCACCCCGCTGACGCAGCAGGAGCTGGTGAATGAGGTGTTGCGCCGCAAACCGGATGTCGTGGCTTTTTCCTGCACCACCTCCTCGTTTCTGGAGGGCAACCGGATTGCCGAGGCGATCAAGGCGGCCGACAGCGGCATCACCACCGTCTTTGGCGGTGCCCATGCCTGCACCATGGGAGCGCCGCTGCTGGACCGTTTCCCGGCCATTGACTGCCTGGTGATGGGGGAAGGCGAGCAGACCATGCTGGAGCTGGTTCAGGCCGGATTTCAGAACCTGGCGAACATCCCCGGCGTGGCCTACCGGGACAGCAATGGCCAGGCTGCCCAGTCTGCCCCAAGGGAGTTGATCGCCAATCTGGATGAGCTGCCGTTCCCGGCCTATCACCTGCTGCCCGGTTTTCCCCAGAAGTACAAGCTGCCGCTGTTCAGTTCGCCGACCGCACCCAACTCCAGCATCATCTCCAGCCGGGGCTGCCCCTACCAGTGCTCCTACTGTGACCGCTCCGTGTTCTCGCGCGGTTTCCGTTTCAACTCACCGGAGTACATCCTTGAGCATGTGGCCATGCTGCAGCGTGACTACGGCATCAGACATGTCTTTTTCTACGATGACCTGTTCACCTTTGACCGCAAGCGGGTGGCCCACTTTTGTGAGCTCAAGGCCAGGATGGGGCTGCAGGTCACCTACAACTGCATTGCCCGCCTGGAACATGTGGATCAGGAGCTGCTGAGCCTGCTGAAAGGCTCCGGCTGCTGGCAGGTCAATTTCGGCATCGAATCCGGTGACCCGGAAATACTGAAAAAACACCGCAAGTTCTACGGTCTGGACGAGGTGGGACGCAAACTGCAGATGGTGAAAGACAGCGGCATGCGTGTTAAAGGGCTCTTTATGGTGGGGCTGCCGGGCGAGGATGAGGCGGCCATCCGCCGCACCATTGACTACGCCCTGTCCCTACCGCTGGATGAGATTAACGTAACCAAGTTTACCCCGTTTCCCGGTGCGCCGGTTTTCAAGACCCTGGAGCAGTTTGGCCAGTTTAACGAGGCATGGGAACTGATGAACTGCATGAACTTTGTCTTTATCCCCCATGGCATGACCAAGCAGCAGCTTGAGGACCTGTACAATGAATTCATCCGCCGCTTCTACCGCCGCAGCCGGATTCACTGGGGCTACACCAAGATGATCTGGCAATCCCCCCATAGCGTACTGGATTTCCTGAAAAACCTGCCAGCCATCCTGAAGTTTGAAAGGAAACAAAAATGGTAA
- a CDS encoding 3-hydroxyacyl-ACP dehydratase FabZ family protein, whose protein sequence is MPFQCLVATLLNPDPTTYLPHRYPFVMLDQVLEQQPGSFARARYRTSAALQAYPQTLLVEAVAQLSGIAAVEQQGEGGFLAAVDQARFGRAPQLGETLEVTARIIKSFGRLCLVEGQVLVGDEELLHVTLTLGIGPL, encoded by the coding sequence ATGCCATTTCAGTGCTTGGTGGCGACCCTGCTTAATCCTGATCCCACCACATACCTGCCCCATCGCTATCCCTTTGTCATGCTGGACCAGGTACTGGAACAGCAGCCGGGCAGCTTTGCCCGGGCCCGTTACCGGACCAGCGCAGCTTTACAGGCCTATCCCCAGACCCTGCTGGTTGAGGCGGTTGCCCAGCTTTCCGGGATTGCAGCAGTGGAGCAGCAAGGGGAGGGCGGTTTTCTGGCTGCGGTTGATCAGGCCCGTTTTGGCCGCGCCCCGCAGCTTGGCGAGACCCTGGAGGTCACCGCCCGGATCATCAAATCCTTTGGCCGCTTATGTCTGGTGGAAGGACAGGTGCTGGTGGGGGATGAAGAACTGTTACACGTTACCCTGACACTGGGGATTGGACCGTTATGA
- the dxs gene encoding 1-deoxy-D-xylulose-5-phosphate synthase has translation MSLLNQINAPADLKQLPQTDLPKLAAEIRQLIIETCAKNGGHIAPSLGVVELTIALHKVFNSPEDKLIWDVGHQAYAHKIICGRRDSFNSLRTLDGISGFPKRCESEHDVWEVGHSSTSLSAATGYAVARDLAGRTNKVVAVIGDGSMTGGIAFEGLNHAGHLNRDLVVVLNDNEMSIAENVGAVSGFLSRTSSSEFIHKFKRETEQLIKHAKSDMGQGAIRLARKIENSFKGLFTPAMLFQAFGFEYIGPIDGHDLPLLQETMERVKKLDTAVLIHVLTTKGKGYKPAEQNPSLFHGVGPFELETGKVLKGKGGAASYTAIFGNTLARLAEEDERVVAITAAMPDGTGLTNFAKQHPERFFDVGIAEQHGATFAAGLACEGKKPVFAVYSTFLQRAYDQVLHDVCIQNLPVVFALDRGGVVGNDGPTHHGVFDLSYLRHIPNMTLMAPRDENELQHMLKTAIDFNGPIALRYPRGNGYGVPLDQDLKPLTIGKAELLREGADGVLVALGSMVYPALDAAAELATEGLDLSVVNARFVKPLDAELLLQLVKRFGRLVTLEENALQGGFGTAVLELLEEQGLQAQVLRIGYPDQYIEQGEQHELRAMHGLDKEGIAKSARMFFKSP, from the coding sequence ATGTCATTACTGAATCAGATCAATGCACCTGCAGACCTGAAACAACTGCCTCAGACGGATCTGCCAAAGCTGGCAGCAGAGATCCGCCAGCTGATTATTGAGACCTGCGCCAAAAATGGTGGCCATATTGCCCCTTCGCTGGGGGTGGTTGAGCTGACCATTGCCCTGCACAAGGTCTTTAATTCACCGGAAGACAAGCTGATCTGGGATGTGGGGCACCAGGCCTACGCCCACAAGATTATCTGCGGACGTCGTGACAGTTTTAACTCCCTGCGCACTCTTGATGGTATCAGCGGTTTTCCGAAGCGTTGTGAGTCAGAGCATGATGTCTGGGAAGTGGGGCACTCCTCCACCTCGCTTTCGGCAGCCACTGGTTATGCTGTGGCGCGGGACCTGGCCGGCAGGACCAACAAGGTGGTGGCGGTGATCGGTGATGGTTCCATGACCGGCGGCATTGCCTTTGAAGGTCTGAACCATGCCGGGCATCTGAACCGCGATCTGGTGGTGGTGCTGAACGACAATGAAATGTCGATTGCCGAGAACGTGGGAGCGGTGTCAGGCTTTCTTTCCCGCACCTCCAGCAGCGAGTTCATCCACAAATTCAAACGTGAAACCGAGCAACTTATCAAGCATGCAAAAAGTGATATGGGGCAGGGGGCTATCAGGCTTGCCCGCAAAATTGAAAATTCCTTTAAAGGGCTGTTTACACCGGCCATGTTGTTTCAGGCATTTGGCTTCGAATATATCGGCCCGATTGACGGTCATGATCTGCCATTGCTGCAGGAAACCATGGAACGGGTCAAAAAACTGGATACTGCTGTTTTAATCCATGTCCTGACCACCAAGGGCAAGGGTTACAAACCGGCAGAGCAGAACCCATCCCTGTTCCACGGGGTTGGACCGTTTGAGCTTGAAACCGGCAAGGTCCTGAAAGGCAAGGGGGGGGCTGCCTCCTACACCGCCATCTTCGGCAACACCCTGGCACGGCTGGCAGAGGAGGATGAGCGGGTCGTGGCCATTACGGCTGCCATGCCGGACGGCACCGGACTGACCAATTTTGCAAAACAGCATCCCGAGCGGTTCTTTGATGTGGGCATTGCCGAGCAGCATGGTGCCACCTTTGCTGCCGGTCTGGCCTGCGAAGGCAAGAAACCGGTCTTTGCGGTCTACTCCACCTTTCTGCAGCGGGCCTATGATCAGGTGCTGCACGATGTCTGTATCCAGAATCTACCGGTGGTGTTTGCCCTTGACCGGGGCGGGGTAGTGGGTAACGACGGTCCTACCCATCACGGCGTCTTTGATCTCTCCTATCTGCGTCATATCCCCAATATGACCCTGATGGCACCCAGGGATGAAAACGAGCTGCAGCATATGCTTAAGACAGCGATCGACTTTAACGGCCCCATTGCACTGCGTTACCCTCGTGGTAACGGCTACGGTGTGCCCCTTGATCAGGACCTGAAGCCGTTAACTATCGGCAAGGCTGAACTGCTGCGTGAAGGTGCTGATGGTGTCCTGGTTGCCCTGGGCTCAATGGTGTATCCTGCCCTGGATGCTGCTGCAGAGCTTGCCACAGAAGGGTTGGACCTGAGCGTGGTAAATGCCCGTTTTGTCAAACCGCTGGATGCAGAGCTGCTGCTTCAGCTGGTCAAGCGTTTTGGCAGGCTGGTTACCCTTGAAGAAAATGCGCTGCAGGGCGGCTTTGGTACCGCTGTGCTGGAGCTGCTGGAAGAGCAGGGGCTGCAGGCGCAGGTTTTGCGGATCGGCTATCCTGATCAGTATATTGAGCAGGGTGAGCAACATGAACTGCGGGCCATGCATGGCCTGGACAAGGAAGGCATTGCCAAATCCGCACGGATGTTTTTCAAGTCGCCCTGA
- a CDS encoding molecular chaperone DnaJ, translated as MTFAELKEALYLFGFHENDLLSIKRIKQRHRTLIRKAHPDLHADIDPERIRRLNEAAGIIMDYVQSYRFSFTAEEFYRQIPEEHLRHQFSGDPVWAGRIEEK; from the coding sequence ATGACCTTTGCAGAACTAAAAGAGGCGCTGTACCTGTTCGGCTTTCATGAAAATGACCTGCTGAGCATCAAGCGGATCAAACAGCGCCACCGTACTCTGATCAGGAAGGCCCACCCTGATTTGCATGCCGACATTGACCCGGAACGTATCCGCAGGTTGAATGAAGCCGCCGGAATCATTATGGACTACGTCCAGTCCTACCGGTTTTCATTCACGGCGGAAGAGTTTTACCGCCAGATCCCTGAAGAACATCTGCGCCACCAGTTTTCCGGTGATCCGGTCTGGGCGGGGCGGATTGAAGAAAAATAG
- a CDS encoding acyloxyacyl hydrolase: MVKGIISVLFVALFSGSALADNQVKTTADARYELSLLTGYGITHRGFGETRTQVQTWDAIARLGWYLSDDIGKGSWYQGRHQLLVELPYHLVLDHGGRSMVGGYLLGSWKFTSLSHLKPYIFAGGGPVYVGLGLPTMGAKLNFSYQGGTGVQIPVAEATMLNLEYRYHHISNAGTASPNEPLNSSKFLLGLSWLY; encoded by the coding sequence ATGGTAAAGGGCATTATTTCTGTTCTGTTTGTCGCTCTTTTCAGTGGTTCTGCATTGGCTGACAATCAGGTAAAAACCACAGCAGATGCCCGTTACGAACTGTCCCTGCTGACCGGCTACGGTATCACCCATCGCGGCTTTGGCGAGACCCGCACCCAGGTACAGACCTGGGATGCCATTGCCCGCCTGGGCTGGTATCTGTCTGATGATATTGGCAAGGGCAGCTGGTACCAAGGCAGGCATCAACTGCTGGTGGAACTGCCGTACCATCTGGTGTTGGACCATGGGGGCAGATCAATGGTGGGGGGATACTTACTTGGAAGCTGGAAGTTTACCAGCCTGAGTCACCTAAAACCTTACATATTTGCCGGTGGTGGACCGGTCTATGTGGGTCTGGGGCTGCCCACTATGGGAGCTAAACTTAACTTCAGCTATCAAGGTGGCACCGGGGTACAGATTCCTGTAGCAGAGGCAACCATGCTGAACCTGGAGTACCGCTATCACCATATCTCCAATGCCGGCACAGCCTCCCCCAATGAGCCGCTTAACTCCAGCAAGTTCCTGCTGGGGCTAAGCTGGTTGTACTGA
- a CDS encoding polyprenyl synthetase family protein — translation MDLKVYLKEKIALVDAALEQYLPKEEERPQSLHKAMRYSIFAGGKRVRPVLMLAACEAVGGQIDKAMPAACAMEMIHTYSLIHDDLPAMDDDDFRRGRPTNHKVFGEAIAILAGDGLLTEAFKLMSDPRFAAGIDPAARLGVIHEIATCAGTYGMVGGQVVDMESEGKPDMDLPTVQYIHAHKTGALIKASVVAGALLGGADDKQLAAIRRYGEAAGLAFQIADDILDIEGTTEEIGKDAGSDEARGKATYPAVMGLAAAKQEAQAMMDEAMLALEPLGAAAEPLRAIARYIVERKN, via the coding sequence ATGGATCTCAAGGTATATCTGAAAGAAAAGATCGCGCTGGTTGATGCAGCGCTGGAGCAGTATCTTCCCAAGGAAGAGGAACGTCCCCAAAGCCTCCACAAGGCGATGCGCTACTCCATCTTTGCCGGTGGTAAGCGGGTGCGCCCGGTACTGATGCTGGCTGCCTGCGAGGCGGTTGGCGGCCAGATTGACAAGGCCATGCCGGCGGCCTGTGCCATGGAGATGATCCATACCTATTCCCTGATCCATGACGATCTGCCTGCCATGGATGATGATGATTTCCGGCGGGGACGCCCCACCAACCACAAGGTCTTTGGTGAGGCGATCGCCATCCTGGCCGGTGATGGTCTTTTAACCGAGGCGTTCAAGCTGATGAGCGACCCCCGTTTTGCAGCCGGGATTGACCCTGCCGCCCGTCTGGGGGTGATCCATGAGATCGCCACCTGTGCCGGTACTTACGGCATGGTGGGTGGCCAGGTGGTTGATATGGAGAGCGAGGGTAAGCCGGACATGGATCTGCCCACGGTGCAGTATATCCATGCCCACAAGACCGGCGCTCTGATCAAGGCCTCGGTGGTGGCCGGTGCGCTGCTGGGCGGGGCTGATGATAAGCAGCTGGCTGCCATCCGGCGCTATGGTGAGGCAGCTGGTCTGGCCTTCCAGATTGCCGATGATATCCTGGATATTGAAGGTACCACTGAAGAGATCGGCAAGGATGCCGGTAGTGACGAGGCCCGCGGCAAGGCTACCTATCCGGCGGTAATGGGACTGGCTGCTGCCAAGCAGGAAGCCCAGGCCATGATGGATGAGGCGATGCTGGCCCTGGAGCCGCTGGGTGCCGCTGCTGAACCGCTGCGTGCGATTGCCCGCTACATTGTTGAGAGAAAGAACTGA